In Gadus chalcogrammus isolate NIFS_2021 chromosome 11, NIFS_Gcha_1.0, whole genome shotgun sequence, a single window of DNA contains:
- the mfsd10 gene encoding major facilitator superfamily domain-containing protein 10, whose protein sequence is MAGTSSETVSGEKEKFSSRVINVVFVALLLDLLGFTLILPLFPSILDHYGQTADPVYQSLQSVVDWFREAVGIPMERKYNSVLFGGLIGSLFSLLQFLSSPLTGAASDRLGRRPLLLLTTAGLALSYAVWAWSRSFSGFLVFRVVGGICKGNVSVCTAVVADLPCPKARNRGMAMIGIAFSLGFTLGPLMGAYFAVHAGQGELFHQYPALLALLFSLADLLFIWLLLPETLAKHLKVSSPGLEGPRDLLNPGSLFYFSAVSRVRDPPSKQRMRKLQVLGLVYFSYLFLFSGLEFTLSFLTHQRFHFTSMQQGKMFFFIGVIMMSIQGGYSRRIQPGHHIKAVRTAILALIPAFVLVGLAWNLVMLYLGLALYAFAAAIVVPCLSTLVSDHGSAGQKGTVMGILRSLGALARALGPIVTSSVYWMAGAEVCFILTSAMFVVPLLLLRTASRLKTE, encoded by the exons ATGGCTGGAACGTCCAGCGAGACCGTCTccggggagaaggagaagttcTCCTCCAGGGTCATCAACGTGGTGTTCGTCGCTCTGCTGCTGGACCTGCTAGGCTTCACCCTGATCCTGCCACTGTTCCCCTCCATCCTGGACCACTACGGACAGACTGCG GACCCGGTGTACCAGTCCCTTCAGAGCGTTGTGGATTGGTTCAGGGAGGCGGTGGGGATTCCAATGGAGAGGAAGTACAACAGTGTTCTGTTTGGGG GTCTGATCGGGTCGCTCTTCTCTCTGCTGCAGTTCCTGTCGTCCCCGCTGACCGGCGCCGCGTCAGACCGCCTCGGACGAcgaccgctgctgctgctcaccacG gccggGCTGGCCCTCTCCTACGCGGTCTGGGCCTGGTCCCGGAGCTTCAGTGGCTTCCTGGTGTTCCGGGTCGTCGGGGGAATCTGTAAGGGGAACGTGAGCGTCTGCACGGCCGTGGTGGCCGACCTGCCCTGCCCGAAGGCACGCAACCGAGGAATG GCCATGATCGGCATCGCCTTCTCCCTGGGCTTCACCCTGGGCCCGCTGATGGGGGCGTACTTCGCGGTCCACGCCGGTCAGGGGGAGCTCTTCCACCAGTACCccgccctgctggccctgcTCTTCAGCCTGGCAGACCTGCTCTTCATCTGGCTCCTGCTCCCCGAGACCCTGGCCAAGCACCTCAAG GTCTCGTCCCCGGGACTGGAGGGCCCCAGAGACCTGCTGAACCCCGGCTCCCTGTTCTATTTCTCGGCTGTGTCCCGGGTGAGGGACCCCCCGTCCAAACAGA GAATGAGGAAGCTGCAGGTCCTGGGCCTGGTCTACTTCtcctacctcttcctcttctctgggcTCGAGTTCACCCTGAGCTTCCTCACGCACCAGCGCTTCCACTTCACCAG TATGCAGCAAGGAAAGATGTTCTTCTTCATTGGGGTCATCATGATGTCGATACAGGGGGGGTATTCTCGCAGAATCCAACCGGGTCACCACATCAAGGCTGTCCGTACG GCAATCCTGGCCCTGATTCCAGCGTTCGTTCTGGTTGGGCTCGCATGGAACTTGGTGATGCTTTATCTCGGCCTGGCGTTGTACGCATTCG CTGCTGCCATCGTGGTTCCCTGTCTGTCCACGCTGGTCTCTGACCACG GCTCGGCGGGCCAGAAGGGGACGGTCATGGGGATCCTGAGGAGCCTGGGAGCGCTGGCCAGAGCGCTGGGCCCCATCGTCACCTCCTCCG TGTACTGGATGGCCGGAGCCGAAGTCTGCTTCATCCTCACGTCGGCCATGTTTGTAGTTCCTCTGCTGTTGCTCAGAACAGCAAGCAGGCTGAAGACGGAGTAA
- the LOC130392388 gene encoding zinc finger protein 462-like — translation MKRDSRCSTGKSALLTSNELLQVERFKCSHCGIIFTAKLELLEHLREEHGLNTEKAIRNVVNAGHLTSNRVPVQRYQCSHCFIFFPSKLELLDHLGKEHSLNVENALSTARRACPVPSTQSPPVQRFQCSHCVLIFESKLMLLEHLGKDHDLDVDKAIRNATLPPPGEATPSPKPSEEVATERSISALQPEVNRLNRTPDTLSTVMGNKLVANEKSPPNIAKPTSKNKRVSSLAGRGKGSQETSRKITQYFSASSGQNVKSSLSSFYHVTSPDLLQRADTVTPPVKNPRHGMIKIRLPTCAPRKPLLPDGSTVTLELINGEEDLKLPKKDFNDQQHNGNAGISRPKQMEDNPSINSPTPRSLRADLQCDSCTFCHKSVVAMFVHYQSQHPQIVITLDQIRRTRALVSDTKPLLPETSSEDLILDAPNQDESPTDPSEENPSSGSSERTKVQSEPLPEENTSAVDPPDPPDAPQRPLVDATGAPCSVRPPTPILSGQKTQLGASTSPPVLGPPRCAAVDSAVGGSPAISRPRISRNAPPRRPTPPQHEAPVRKESCAGVEAPGSPADGLKDGGHGEAKEAEELVIRRSRGKNLFFCPKCNYGNRCLRLVLVHFKNKHKGFQTTTLTISNYTEAIHRQMKKSKSPNNQITVLSSGLPVPILQGQGFFFCPQCNYGNQLISRVMDHLKKSHPDGKISKRQIFGYTAEVYEQPCEEQLKFEAISRPSEPALGERKITPFLCHRCDYGASNAYLLKRHLGKNHKIHQSAENILRTAFAKGRIEEGFHCQWCHFSDKKAERVFDHYKEKHRSNVSSLKHIINHFHMAPKDAPSKKEKEPTSPAMRWRISSGTKKAKSFSCWKCSFKSISLTGLTKHKSRAHPSPVKGKASASEDLGREAEDQNSHATEADGQLDYNLAPKTLEPSPGLSSQSTPSSRVYMCRCCSLLFSTWQGLKIHYGMKHFEEWKSQPSLFEEEAALEGHRTEGNVVFKCPWCVYVHTTRHGVVSHCRARHHTKKVRAEVFEKRLAHVPHGSNGGNPRSRVRAGGYMCHTCNEVCRSLKKFNLHDVKCHGDSGSCVLKPAAKYALTKQLLSKYQGSMKKGFSKKNQAGLLKCPWCKHVEKSKEALAKHVNACSKSMRDVFKCTVCSYITLSNKYLKQHYRTAHGLESKTPAMEYTAVSYNCKLCPYVSSRRRYLLCHYTKSHGMDPPEELKVKKSFECQKCGQMLSSASGLSAHYTGVHLAHFQMDFKVLYRSAKRRAVAGYACHRCGLEVRSTRQLRVHLDLHRAQQRGGVSDRAVAPSSQSNRKGASPKPVTSPAPEKAPPRAEAHACALCGRWFPSLLGLRVHERRSHGEEAAVGGPAPGPAALSTDRFDQCTQFRPGSLKAFHCLICAYRTNMLCLLKSHFRKKHPEPPADRSAGPSGSLEVEGDGPPAAGDPPAEENPPAAHPDLQRDPSPAPLPAVKTSKHSVYSEPAEVQRQLSHYRSMAPANSVAPLSAEVSGDRTLPCEFCDFSSGHWSSVRRHYMNIHGKKVHRCKDCCYFTGLRRKLDLHKKTGHSRGPAQPPPQKRLRCPLCLYHTLSRDHLVDHVVLHRQERVVPIELRRPRLSRYLADVVFRCQECTFTCGSAGALGAHALKHGPAGPYACRLCYFRCPRLSLLEAHLWDKHQVERNHELVGQVTLDHLEGRSGGGEEGQDAWSHPREGNQDEEGVTPGWDGVQRRGKQEGRDATERPRRRREEEEEGLRGQEEEEGQRRCDGRPPAAPRGSEDGCTGGVGFTSKRRAEGEASALEDGGAVGPPGGPGADGGPSGAQGSSGASGRPPPAAPPVPDGAADTEPREEPSLSPEVPRDHRAGRGDGLGSPEMPVLENVYLDRRLSGQGSLQRGGSPSGGALGGSGDPGTSPTKAPADPSAAPRTRSGDPGALSCPYCGRIFCTAAELQGHVKRHRM, via the exons atgaaacgag ATTCAAGATGCTCTACCGGCAAGTCGGCCCTCCTTACCAGTAATGAGCTCCTCCAGGTCGAGAGGTTCAAGTGCTCTCACTGTGGCATCATCTTCACGGCCAAGCTAGAGCTGCTGGAACATCTGCGTGAAGAGCACGGCCTGAATACAGAGAAGGCCATCAGGAACGTCGTTAATGCCGGCCACCTGACCAGCAATCGGGTCCCAGTCCAGAGGTACCAGTGCAGTCACTGTTTCATCTTCTTCCCGTCCAAGCTAGAGCTGCTGGACCACCTGGGCAAAGAACACAGCCTGAACGTAGAGAACGCCCTCAGCACCGCCAGGAGGGCCTGCCCCGTGCCGAGCACTCAGAGCCCCCCAGTGCAGAGGTTCCAGTGCAGTCACTGTGTCCTCATCTTTGAGTCCAAGCTCATGCTGTTGGAGCACCTGGGCAAGGACCATGATCTGGACGTAGACAAGGCCATCAGGAACGCCACCTTACCACCCCCAGGGGAGGCCACACCGAGCCCGAAGCCCTCAGAGGAGGTCGCCACAGAGAGGAGCATATCTGCGTTGCAGCCGGAGGTGAACAGGCTGAACAGGACACCGGACACGTTGAGTACAGTAATGGGAAATAAGCTGGTGGCCAATGAAAAGAGCCCCCCCAATATTGCAAAGCCTACCTCAAAAAACAAGCGTGTCTCCAGCCTGGCCGGCCGCGGGAAAGGAAGCCAAGAAACATCCAGAAAGATAACGCAGTACTTCAGCGCATCGTCTGGGCAAAACGTTAAGTCTTCCTTGAGTTCCTTCTATCATGTGACGTCACCCGACCTGTTACAGAGGGCAGATACTGTCACTCCTCCTGTTAAGAATCCTAGGCATGGAATGATAAAGATTAGATTGCCAACATGTGCACCAAGAAAACCTCTCCTCCCAGACGGGTCTACAGTTACTCTTGAACTGATCAATGGGGAGGAAGATCTGAAATTACCCAAAAAGGACTTTAATGACCAACAACACAATGGAAATGCTGGTATTTCTCGACCAAAACAAATGGAAGATAATCCTTCAATAAATAGTCCTACACCCAGAAGCCTCCGAGCAGACCTTCAGTGTGACTCGTGCACGTTTTGTCACAAGTCTGTGGTGGCCATGTTTGTGCACTACCAATCACAACATCCCCAAATAGTTATTACTTTGGATCAAATCAGACGAACCAGAGCTTTGGTCTCCGATACAAAACCTCTGTTACCTGAAACGAGTTCAGAAGATCTCATCCTGGACGCACCAAATCAGGATGAGTCACCAACGGACCCTTCTGAGGAAAATCCTTCTTCAGGTTCTTCAGAGAGAACAAAGGTCCAGTCTGAACCGCTACCTGAAGAAAACACATCTGCTGTAGATCCACCTGATCCCCCTGACGCTCCTCAGCGCCCCCTTGTGGACGCCACTGGTGCTCCCTGCAGCGTCCGACCCCCGACTCCCATACTGAGCGGTCAGAAGACTCAGCTTGGCGCGAGCACGAGTCCTCCGGTGCTGGGACCCCCCCGCTGCGCAGCAGTGGACAGCGCAGTGGGGGGGTCCCCCGCCATCAGTCGTCCTCGGATCTCTAGGAACGCCCCCCCTCGCCGCCCGACTCCGCCCCAACACGAGGCCCCCGTCCGGAAGGAGTCCTGCGCCGGAGTAGAAGCCCCCGGCAGCCCTGCCGACGGCCTCAAAGACGGAGGCCACGGTGAAGCCAAAGAGGCAGAAGAGCTGGTGATTCGTAGATCGCGTGGCAAGAACTTGTTCTTCTGCCCGAAGTGCAACTATGGGAACCGTTGTTTAAGACTCGTTTTGGTTcactttaaaaacaaacacaaagggtTTCAAACGACGACACTTACTATTTCCAATTACACAGAAGCCATTCACAGACAAATGAAGAAATCGAAATCCCCAAACAATCAGATTACTGTTTTATCCTCTGGTCTGCCTGTCCCCATTCTGCAAGGCCAGGGCTTCTTCTTTTGTCCCCAGTGTAACTACGGTAACCAGCTCATATCAAGGGTCATGGACCATTTGAAAAAGTCTCATCCTGATGGTAAGATATCCAAGAGGCAAATATTTGGATATACTGCTGAGGTTTATGAACAACCCTGCGAAGAACAGTTGAAGTTTGAGGCTATCAGCCGGCCGTCCGAGCCAGCGCTTGGGGAGAGAAAAATCACACCCTTTTTGTGCCACAGATGTGACTATGGTGCCTCAAATGCGTATCTTTTAAAAAGGCATTTAGGTAAAAATCACAAAATTCATCAAAGTGCTGAAAATATTTTAAGAACGGCCTTTGCCAAAGGACGTATAGAGGAAGGTTTCCACTGCCAGTGGTGCCATTTTTCAGACAAGAAAGCCGAAAGAGTCTTCGACCATTACAAAGAAAAGCACAGATCCAATGTTAGTAGCCTTAAACACATCATAAATCACTTCCACATGGCTCCCAAAGATGCTCCCTCTAAAAAGGAAAAGGAGCCCACGTCTCCAGCGATGAGATGGAGGATCTCATCGGGGACCAAGAAGGCCAAGAGCTTCTCATGCTGGAAATGTTCCTTCAAAAGTATTTCATTGACCGGCCTCACAAAACACAAATCCAGGGCTCATCCCAGCCCTGTGAAGGGAAAGGCTTCAGCGTCTGAGGACCTCGGTCGCGAGGCTGAGGACCAGAACAGCCATGCAACGGAAGCAGATGGTCAGCTTGACTATAATCTGGCCCCCAAAACACTGGAACCATCGCCCGGTCTTTCCTCCCAAAGTACCCCTTCTTCCAGAGTGTACATGTGCCGTTGCTGTTCCTTACTCTTCAGTACATGGCAGGGACTCAAGATTCACTACGGAATGAAACACTTTGAGGAGTGGAAGAGTCAGCCGTCCCTGTTTGAGGAGGAGGCTGCGCTGGAGGGCCACAGGACGGAGGGGAACGTGGTCTTCAAGTGCccgtggtgtgtgtatgtgcacacgaCCAGGCATGGGGTCGTCTCTCACTGCCGTGCCAGACATCATACCAAAAAGGTTAGAGCTGAAGTGTTTGAAAAACGTTTAGCCCACGTGCCCCACGGGTCCAATGGGGGCAACCCCCGCTCCAGGGTCCGTGCGGGGGGGTACATGTGTCACACCTGCAACGAGGTCTGTCGCTCCCTGAAGAAATTCAACCTGCATGACGTGAAATGCCATGGGGACTCCGGTTCGTGTGTCCTCAAACCAGCTGCTAAATATGCACTAACAAAGCAACTGCTGTCTAAATACCAGGGCTCGATGAAGAAGGGCTTCTCCAAGAAGAACCAAGCCGGGCTCCTGAAGTGCCCGTGGTGCAAACACGTCGAGAAGAGCAAAGAAGCCTTGGCTAAACATGTCAACGCCTGCAGCAAGAGCATGCGCGACGTGTTCAAGTGCACTGTTTGTTCATATATCACATTATCAAACAAATATCTGAAGCAACATTATAGAACCGCGCATGGGCTCGAATCCAAAACACCTGCGATGGAGTACACCGCCGTGAGCTATAACTGTAAGCTCTGCCCGTATGTGTCTTCAAGGCGTCGGTATCTGCTCTGTCACTACACCAAGTCTCATGGAATGGACCCCCCTGAAGAGTTGAAAGTCAAAAAGTCTTTTGAGTGTCAGAAGTGTGGTCAGATGTTGAGCTCCGCCAGCGGTCTCAGTGCCCACTACACGGGGGTTCACTTGGCACATTTTCAAATGGACTTTAAAGTGCTCTACCGCTCAGCCAAGCGGCGTGCCGTGGCGGGCTATGCCTGCCACCGCTGCGGGCTGGAGGTCCGGAGCACCAGGCAGCTGCGGGTTCATCTGGACCTCCACAGGGCGCAGCAGCGGGGGGGCGTGTCCGACCGGGCCGTGGCCCCCTCCAGTCAG TCCAACAGGAAAGGGGCGTCGCCGAAGCCCGTGACCAGCCCAGCCCCCGAGAAGGCCCCCCCCCGGGCCGAGGCCCACGCCTGTGCCCTCTGCGGCCGCTGGTTCCCCTCCCTGCTGGGCCTTCGTGTCCACGAGCGCCGCAGCCACggggaggaggcggcggtgggggggccggccccggggcccgccgCCCTGTCCACGGACCG CTTTGACCAGTGCACCCAGTTCCGACCCGGGAGTCTGAAAGCGTTCCACTGCCTTATCTGCGCTTATCGCACCAACATGCTGTGTCTGCTGAAGAGCCACTTCCGGAAGAAACACccag AGCCTCCAGCTGACCGGAGCGCTGGTCCATCGGGGAGCCTCGAGGTGGAGGGGGACGGCCCCCCAGCAGCGGGGGACCCCCCAGCCGAGGAGAACCCCCCCGCTGCCCATCCAGACCTCCAGAGGGacccctccccggcccccctgcCGGCAGTCAAAACCAGCAAAC ACTCTGTGTACTCGGAGCCAGCAGAGGTCCAGAGACAGCTGAGTCACTACAGATCAATGGCGCCGGCCAATAGCGTGGCTCCTTTGTCCGCGGAGGTGTCTGGCGATAGGACGCTGCCCTGCGAGTTCTGCGACTTCTCCAGCGGGCACTGGTCGAGTGTGCGGCGGCATTACATGAACATCCACGGCAAGAAGGTCCACCGCTGCAAGGACTGCTGCTACTTCACTGGACTCAG GAGGAAGCTGGATCTGCACAAGAAGACGGGTCACTCCCGCGGCCCGGCGCAGCCCCCGCCCCAGAAGAGGCTCCGCTGCCCGCTGTGTCTCTACCACACCCTCAGCCGGGACCACCTGGTGGACCACGTCGTGCTGCACCGCC AGGAGCGCGTGGTCCCCATCGAGCTGCGGCGGCCCAGGCTGTCACGCTACCTGGCGGACGTGGTCTTCCGCTGCCAGGAGTGCACCTTCACCTGCGGCAGCGCGGGCGCCCTGGGGGCCCACGCGCTGAAGCACGGCCCTGCGGGGCCCTACGCCTGCCGGCTCTGCTACTTCCGCTGCCCCCGGCTCAGCCTGCTGGAGGCGCACCTGTGGGATAAGCATCAG GTGGAGAGGAACCATGAGCTGGTGGGACAGGTGACCCTGGACCACCTGGaagggaggagcggggggggggaggagggccagGACGCATGGTCCCACCCCAGGGAGGGGAACCAGGATGAAGAGGGGGTCACCCCAGGGTGGGACGGGGTTCAACGCCGAGGGAAGCAGGAGGGACGAGACGCCACGGAACGGCCGCGAcgcagaagagaggaggaagaggaggggctgAGAggtcaggaggaagaggaggggcagCGGCGTTGTGATGGGCGACCGCCGGCAGCACCGAGGGGCTCGGAGGACGGGTgtactgggggggtggggttcacGAGCAAACGGAGGGCAGAGGGCGAGGCCTCGGCGCTGGAGGACGGGGGGGCCGTGGGAccccccggggggccgggggcagacgGCGGGCCCTCGGGGGCTCAGGGGTCCTCCGGCGCGTCTGGGaggccgccgcccgccgccccccccgtcCCAGACGGAGCCGCGGACACGGAGCCCCGTGAGGAGCCGTCGCTGAGCCCGGAGGTCCCGCGGGACCaccgggcggggcggggcgaCGGGCTGGGGAGCCCTGAGATGCCCGTTCTGGAGAACGTCTACCTGGACCGGAGACTCTCCGGGCAGGGCTCCCTCCAGCGCGGAGGGTCCCCCAGCGGAGGAGCCCTGGGGGGCTCGGGGGACCCGGGGACCTCTCCCACCAAAG CCCCCGCAGACCCCAGCGCCGCCCCGAGGACGCGCTCTGGAGACCCCGGCGCGCTGAGCTGCCCCTACTGCGGACGCATCTTCTGCACCGCCGCTGAGCTGCAGGGTCACGTCAAGAGGCACAGGATGTAG